One genomic segment of Candidatus Eisenbacteria bacterium includes these proteins:
- a CDS encoding ATP-dependent protease, which yields MSELRDCRVPPGDLRWNCDPASLPFETSDEIPCCEGIIGQDRAVGSIMLGLEVRSKGYNIFVCGEPGTGRTTSVKQLLETLDVPAQSPPDVVYVNNFKNPDMPVAILLPAGQGSKLRHDMRDLIVHMKTSIQQIYESEAYKERTKGVIERYKESEKEAIRKFEERIKEESFALIQVQLGPFSKPEIAPLIAGEPQQIDRLEALVRDGKFPKEEFQRLRAKYQELTGLMEETFHQVRDLKRGLRGELAELEREFGRPVVDDYMNDLKREYESPKVTEYLDGVREQILSHMDQFTERDGEEQPTAHPEVDAERFLQYQVNVLVDNSSTVRSPVIVETSPNYRNLFGTIEKVVDRSGHWRSDFTHVKAGSLLRANGGFIVLNLYDFIGEPGVWSALKRTLKNRQIDIQGYDPLYLFTTSALKPEPIPVRVRVVVIGDAYAYRILYAYDPDFRKIFKVKADFDSVMSRDAENIDRYTKFIRKIQSEEDLLPVQRTGVAAILEQGVRLAGRQSKLSTRFSEIADLVRESSYWAKRAGSKLVDATHVRKAIEEKIKRVGLIEDKIQELIVEGTLIVDSDGARVGQINGLSVIDLGDYMFGRPTRITAKTSVGRAGVINIEREADLSGPSHNKGVLILEGFFRNRFAQDKPLAMSASLCFEQSYSGVDGDSASSTEIYALLSSLADVPLRQDLAVTGSVNQHGEIQPIGGVNEKIEGFYEVCKARGLTGRQGVLIPEINMRDLMLRQEVVDAIAAGRFHVFAVRTVEEGAELLTGVKAGTRGPDGAYPKGSLFAKVDERLRAYSAAMKAFGAGGEEPAPPGGRG from the coding sequence CTCCATCATGCTCGGCCTCGAGGTGCGAAGCAAAGGTTACAACATCTTCGTGTGCGGCGAGCCCGGTACCGGCCGGACGACCTCGGTCAAGCAGCTTCTGGAGACGCTCGACGTCCCGGCCCAGTCCCCTCCCGACGTCGTCTATGTCAACAACTTCAAGAACCCGGACATGCCGGTGGCGATTCTCCTTCCCGCGGGGCAGGGGAGCAAGCTGCGCCACGACATGCGCGACCTGATCGTCCACATGAAGACGAGCATCCAGCAGATCTACGAGAGCGAGGCGTACAAGGAGAGGACCAAGGGGGTCATCGAACGCTACAAGGAGAGCGAGAAGGAGGCCATCCGCAAGTTCGAGGAGAGGATCAAGGAAGAGAGCTTCGCCTTGATCCAGGTCCAGCTCGGTCCATTCTCCAAGCCGGAGATCGCCCCCCTGATCGCCGGGGAGCCGCAGCAGATCGATCGGCTGGAGGCGCTGGTCCGCGACGGGAAGTTCCCCAAGGAGGAGTTCCAGCGGCTGAGGGCCAAGTACCAGGAGCTGACAGGCCTCATGGAGGAGACCTTCCACCAGGTGCGCGACCTGAAGCGAGGCCTCCGGGGCGAGCTCGCGGAACTCGAGAGGGAGTTCGGCCGTCCGGTCGTCGACGACTACATGAACGACCTGAAGAGGGAGTACGAGAGTCCCAAGGTGACCGAGTATCTCGACGGGGTGCGGGAGCAGATCCTCTCCCACATGGACCAGTTCACCGAGCGCGACGGAGAGGAGCAGCCGACCGCGCACCCGGAGGTCGACGCCGAGCGCTTCCTCCAGTACCAGGTCAACGTCCTCGTCGACAACTCCTCGACCGTCCGCTCGCCCGTCATCGTGGAGACCTCCCCCAACTATCGAAACCTCTTCGGCACGATCGAGAAGGTGGTCGACCGCTCCGGCCACTGGAGGAGCGACTTCACGCACGTCAAGGCGGGATCGCTCCTTAGGGCCAACGGCGGATTCATCGTCTTGAATCTCTACGATTTCATCGGCGAGCCGGGCGTCTGGTCGGCCCTCAAGCGGACGCTCAAGAATCGCCAGATCGACATCCAGGGGTACGATCCCCTCTATCTCTTCACGACCTCCGCCCTGAAGCCGGAGCCGATCCCCGTCCGCGTCCGCGTCGTGGTGATCGGAGATGCCTATGCCTACCGGATCCTCTATGCCTACGATCCCGACTTCCGCAAGATCTTCAAGGTCAAGGCGGACTTCGACTCCGTCATGAGCCGTGACGCGGAGAACATCGATCGTTACACGAAGTTCATCCGCAAGATCCAATCGGAGGAGGATCTTCTGCCGGTCCAGCGCACGGGGGTGGCGGCGATCCTCGAGCAGGGGGTGCGTCTGGCCGGCAGGCAGTCGAAGCTCTCAACCCGCTTCAGCGAGATCGCCGATCTCGTGCGCGAGTCCTCCTACTGGGCGAAGCGCGCGGGCTCGAAGCTCGTCGACGCGACCCACGTCCGCAAGGCGATCGAGGAGAAGATCAAGCGCGTGGGGCTGATCGAGGACAAGATCCAGGAGCTGATTGTGGAAGGGACGCTGATCGTCGATTCCGACGGCGCGCGCGTGGGACAGATCAACGGCCTCTCCGTGATCGACCTCGGAGACTACATGTTCGGTCGCCCCACGCGGATCACCGCGAAGACCAGCGTCGGACGCGCAGGGGTGATCAACATCGAGCGCGAGGCGGATCTCTCGGGGCCGTCCCACAACAAGGGCGTCCTCATCCTGGAGGGGTTCTTCCGCAACCGTTTCGCTCAGGACAAGCCCCTCGCGATGAGCGCCTCGCTCTGCTTCGAGCAATCCTACAGCGGGGTCGACGGCGACAGCGCCTCCTCGACGGAGATCTACGCCCTCTTGAGCAGCCTCGCCGATGTGCCGCTCCGACAGGATCTGGCCGTGACCGGCAGCGTGAACCAGCATGGGGAGATCCAACCGATCGGCGGCGTGAACGAGAAGATCGAGGGCTTCTACGAGGTCTGCAAGGCCCGCGGGCTGACTGGACGGCAGGGGGTCCTGATCCCGGAGATCAACATGCGCGACCTGATGCTCCGCCAGGAGGTCGTCGATGCCATCGCCGCGGGGAGATTCCACGTCTTTGCGGTGCGCACGGTGGAGGAAGGGGCGGAGCTGTTAACCGGGGTGAAGGCCGGAACGCGCGGGCCCGACGGCGCCTATCCGAAAGGGAGCCTCTTCGCCAAGGTCGATGAGCGGCTGCGGGCCTACTCGGCCGCCATGAAGGCCTTCGGCGCTGGCGGGGAGGAGCCGGCGCCCCCCGGAGGACGCGGCTAG